From Pseudorasbora parva isolate DD20220531a chromosome 25, ASM2467924v1, whole genome shotgun sequence, one genomic window encodes:
- the LOC137065546 gene encoding uncharacterized protein: MTTPSASPFAEIITSLAALHQEHHTALLDLRTEQERRFAAIVQGQQEDREQFRSWMDREVRAEAAGRASAPVHVPLQKMGPEDDPEAFVDLFQKAAEACGWPRAQWPVRLIPLLSGEAQAAAQHLPVANLLDYDDLKRAILQRVGRTPEQHRQRFRSLEWGESGRPFALAQQLRDECRRWLLAGGSDVDHVVDLVVLEQFITRLPRKTAEWVQCHRPTSLETAINLAEDHLVACPGVGAPPLTSPSLSPPSLSLSRPVPLPRSRPPGPPRVSPRGRGGMGPGPSGSSRVPPRGAGPLGTASDYGSGSAPYPRSASNPLPAAGAAGRPGLACWRCGDPDHFVDRCPMMDIGTMIRIPDVQRTTPDQAGEYQIP; encoded by the exons atgacaacgccctccgcctcgccatttgcggagatcatcacctcgctcgcggccctccaccaggaacatcaCACGGcgttgctggaccttcggactgaacaggagcgccgcttcgcggccatagtccaaggccagcaagaggaccgcgagcagttccggagctggatggaccgggaggttcgcgccgaggccgctgggcgggccagcgcaccggtgcacGTGCCCCTACAAAAGATGGGGCCGGAGGACGACCCCGAGGCCTTCGTGGACCTCTTTCAaaaagccgcggaggcctgcggatggccccgggcacagtggccggtgcgcctcattccACTGCTATCcggcgaagcccaggcggccgcgcaacatctaccggttgcgaacctcctggactacgatGACCTGAAGCGGGCCAttcttcagcgggtcggccggaccccagaacaacaccgccagcgtttccgctccctggagtggggcgagtccggtcgacccttcgccttggcccaacagctccgggacgagtgccgcagatggctgctggccggcggcagcgacgtggaccatgtcgtcgatctggtggtgctggagcagttcatcactcggctccccaggaagaccgccgagtgggtccagtgccaccggcccacgtcgctggagacggccatcaatttggcggaggaccacctggtggcgtgcccgggggtcggcgcacccccactaacttctccctctctctctcccccttctctctctctctctcgacctgtccctctccccaggtcccgccctccaggcccgCCTCGCGTttcccccagaggccggggtgggatgggccctggaccgtctgggagttcgcgggtcccgcccaggggggcggggccgctggggacGGCTAGTGACTATGGATCCGGTTCCGCCCCCTATCCGCGCTCagcctccaacccactccccgccgccggggcggcgggtaggcctgggctggcctgctggcggtgcggtgatccggatcattttgtggaccgatgtccgatgatggacatcggaacaatgatccggatcccggacgtccagcggaccacccccgatcaagcaggagagtaccaaattcct taa
- the spam1 gene encoding hyaluronidase PH-20, with protein MEVLRKPRLPFYTILLMTFGHLNTSSSPLPTAAPLFQRPFVLLWNAPISKCQQMKIPLDLSMFQVVTTPSKVRNQSLTLFYKNRLGLYPYVDLHSLKEYNGGIPQRGNLSASLEKAKEEFTQYILDSTTGLAVMDWEEWLPIFDQNLDAKEMYKELSINYTLEQNASLNLQQASSEAKKQFQKEARCFMEETLKMGIYHRPWYLWGYYLFPDCYNYDFEKANYTGTCSENTKQWNNELLWLWEVSTALYPSAYLPVSVSGSKSAALFVRHQVHEAMRVAALPKHHHTAPVYVYLRPLLRDQKELYMNEIDLVSSIGESAALGASGAVLWGASADYNDKTSCEALSTYLSDTLNPYIANVTSAAHLCSKSLCQGNGRCVRKNYNSDDYLHISSESHQISRKDGEYVVTGSPSPSDFTYWEKKFTCQCYADRKCTATIE; from the exons ATGGAAGTCCTCAGGAAACCACGATTACCATTTTACACCATTCTCTTAATGACATTCGGACATCTTAACACATCATCGTCTCCTCTACCAACAGCAGCACCTCTCTTCCAAAGACCTTTTGTGCTGTTATGGAATGCTCCGATTTCCAAATGCCAACAAATGAAGATCCCTCTAGATTTATCGATGTTCCAGGTGGTTACCACTCCTTCCAAGGTGCGCAATCAATCCCTGACCCTTTTCTACAAAAATCGACTTGGGCTTTACCCCTATGTAGACCTCCACTCCTTGAAGGAGTATAATGGTGGGATCCCGCAAAGGGGCAACCTGTCTGCCAGTTTGGAGAAAGCTAAGGAAGAGTTTACCCAATACATTCTGGACTCAACCACTGGTCTGGCTGTAATGGATTGGGAAGAGTGGCTTCCAATATTTGACCAGAATTTGGATGCCAAGGAGATGTATAAAGAACTGTCCATCAACTACACCCTCGAGCAGAACGCTTCTCTCAACTTGCAACAAGCAAGCAGCGAAGCCAAAAAACAATTCCAGAAAGAAGCTAGATGCTTCATGGAGGAAACTCTGAAGATGGGAATCTATCATCGACCTTGGTACCTATGGGGCTACTACTTGTTCCCAGACTGCTATAACTATGACTTTGAGAAGGCAAATTATACAGGTACTTGTTCAGAGAACACAAAGCAGTGGAACAATGAGCTGCTGTGGCTGTGGGAGGTTAGCACTGCCCTTTACCCCTCAGCATACCTGCCGGTCTCCGTGAGTGGAAGCAAAAGTGCTGCACTGTTTGTACGTCACCAGGTGCATGAGGCAATGAGAGTGGCAGCTCTGCCAAAACATCACCACACTGCACCGGTCTATGTCTACCTACGGCCTCTCTTGAGAGACCAAAAGGAGCTTTACATGAATGAG ATTGACTTGGTCAGCAGTATAGGTGAGAGTGCAGCTCTGGGGGCTTCTGGGGCTGTGCTGTGGGGGGCTAGTGCGGATTACAATGACAAG ACCTCTTGTGAAGCCTTGTCTACATACCTATCTGACACTTTAAACCCctatatcgccaatgtcacctCTGCAGCCCATTTATGCAGCAAAAGTCTCTGTCAAGGCAATGGACGTTGTGTCCGAAAAAACTACAACTCAGACGATTACCTCCACATTAGTTCAGAAAGCCACCAAATCAGTAGGAAAGATGGGGAATATGTGGTAACTGGTAGCCCTTCCCCAAGTGACTTCACTTACTGGGAAAAGAAATTTACCTGTCAGTGCTATGCAGACAGGAAATGCACAGCTACAATAGAATAA